The genomic region GTGCAGCGGACCGGCCGACAGGGGCGCAGGCACCTGGTGCCCGCGCCCCCTTCGCGTGTCCGGGACCGGCAGAGTCATGTACCAACGGTCCGTTGTGTACCATTGGTTCATGAGCGAGATGCAGGTGGAGTCCATCCGTGAGGTCCGTGACCACATCGCCGACGTCGTCGACCGAGCCGATCGGGATGACACTCCCACTGTGATCACCAGACGCGGCAAGGAGGTCGCCGCCGTCGTTCCCATCGAGCTGTTGCGCCGTTACCAACAGTTGGAGGAGCAGGAGATCCTGCGCATGGTCCATGAGCGCATGGCTCGCCCTGAAGCCGGTATCCCGATGGCGGAGGTCATGGCCGAGATCCTCGCGGAGGACGGGTGACCTACCGAACCGTCTTCCGGCCGGAGGCGCGGGCCGAACTGCGCAAGTTGCCGCGGAACATCGCGATGAACGTGTTCCGCAAGCTCACCGAACTCGAATCGGATCCCTTGGGCTTCGGGACGACGGCACTAGTGGGCGATCCGGACGTGCGTCGGCTTCGGGTCGGCGACTACCGGGTGATCTACACCGTCGAAGACCGTCGGCTCGTGATCTGGGTCGTCCACGTCGGGCACCGGTCCAGCGTCTACAGGGAGCAATGATCGTGGCGAGGGGGCGCGGGTACCTGGTGCCCGCGCCCCCTTCGCGTGTCCGGACCGCTCAGGCCGCGGCCGGGGCGCGCGGGGCCAGGCGGGCGAACACCACGTGCGCGGCGGCTCCCGCCAGAGCGCCCAGGAGCCAGGCGAAGCCGGCCAGGCCGGAGAGCGCGGGCACCCACACGGTCGCCACCGAGAACACCGAGGCCAGCACGAACGCCGTCAGGGCGCGCAGGTTCCAGCCGCGGGTGTAGTGGTAGGCGCCGTCCGGCGAGGTCGAGTACAGGTCGCTGACCACCATGCGCCGGCGGCGGATCAGGTAGTAGTCGGCGACGATGATCCCGTAGAGCGGGGCCAGGACCGCGCCGAGGGTGTCGACGAACGCCGCGATCCCGATCTGTTCGATGAAGCCCACCCACAGGCCGCCGATGACGAAGGCGATCGCCGCAGTGATGAGCCCTCCGGTGCGCGCGCTGATCTTCGACGGCGCCAGGTTGGCCAGGCCGTAGGCGGGCGGCACGAAGTTGGCGACCACGTTGATGCCGACCGTGGCCACGAAGAAGGTCAGCGAGGCGACGACCGTCAGCCAGATGTTGTCCACCCGCTCCACGATGTCGGCCGGGTTGGTCAGCGCCTCGCCGTGCAGCACCGCGGTTCCGGCGGTGATGAACAGCGCCAGGAACGAGAACAGCGCCAGGCTCACCGGCAGGCCCAGGAGGTTGCCCCGGCGCATCGCCTTCTCGGTGCGCACGAACCGGGAGAAGTCGCCGTAGTTGATGACCACGGCCGCGAAGTAGGCCACCATCGTGCCGACGATCGCGGAGAACGCCGCCACCGGGCCGCCCTCGTAGTCGCCGCTCCCGGCGAACACCTCGCCGATCTCGGCGAACAGGCCGTTGCCGGCCTGCGCCCAGATGACCGCCAGCAGCACGAACATGACGACGTACACCGCCGGCCCGGCCCAGTTGAGGAAGGTGCCGATCCAGGCGATGCCGCGGATGAACAGCGCCACCTGGAACACGGCCACGATCGTGTAGGAGACCCACCCGACCAGCGGCATGCCCAGGAACGTCGCCTCCGGGCCGGGCCCGAACAGGGCGGTGATCAGCAGCGCGATCGCGGTCGAGGCGAGGTAGGTCTGCGCCCCGAACCAGAAGATCGCCACCACGCCCCGGACCAGGGTGGGGAACTGGGAGCCGTGCACGCCCAGGCTCGCGCGTGCCATGACCGCGAACGGGATCCCGTACCGCACGCTCGGCCGGCCGACGAGGTTGACCAGCGCCATGACGATCACCCCGGAGAGCACGATCGCCGCGAACACCGACCAGCCGTTCAGCCCGTAGGAGATGAACAGCGTGGCCGCCAGCGTGTAGCCGAACAGGCTCTGGATGTCGTTGGACCAGACGTTGAAGATCTCGAAGGCGCCCCACCCCCGCTTCGACACGGGCAGGGGAGCCAGGTCGTCGTTGTACAGGGACGGGTCCGGGTCGTGGACGTCCAGGGACTCGGCGGGCAACGGCTCGCGCGCGGTGGTGTCGGGTTTCATGGCAGTGCTCCAGTGGAGGGGTAGGGACGGGTGGCGCGGGCGCGGATGCGCGCGCGGCGGACTGCGCCGGGTCGGATGTGCGCGCGGAGTGGACGTGCGCGGGGTCAGATGTCCGCGCGGCCGGTGGCGCGGTCGGCCAGCTGGTCGGTCGGCACGAGGTCGAACCCGCCGGTGTCGGCGTCGTGCACCCAGCTGCGGCCGGTGCTCGTGGCCAGGAAGTCCTCCGGCCCCGGGGGCGAGAGCTCCACCTGCGGGAAGCGCGGCAGGATCCACACCCGCATGAGCACCAGGTAGACCGCGAAAGCGATCGGGAAGCCGATGACGTAGGCGTAGTCCAGGGCGAACAGGGCGGCGGCCGACGCGGTGCCCCACGCGATCAGCGCCGCCGGGTTGACGCCCCGGAAGTACCGGTACTGGCCGTCGGAGCGGAACAGGTGCGGCACGTTCAGGCGGCGCCGCCGGATGACGAAGTAGTCGGCGATCATGATCCCGGCGATCGCCGCGATGAAGCCCCCGTAGTAGCTGAGGAAGGTGAAGAGGTTGTCCAGCAGCAGCCACGGCATGACGGCGGTCGCTACCACCCCGGCCAGGACCACGCCGAACCGGTAGGACAGCCACGGCGCCAGGGCGTTGACGAAGTTCAGCGCCGCCGGGACGACGTTGGCCGCGGTGTTGGTCGACCACTGGGCCAGCACGATCATCACCAGCAGGATCCCGAGCACGAAGCCCGTGCTCTCGCCCTGGATGACGTCGATGGGGTTCCAGTTCCCGGTGACGATGACCGAGACCGCGCCGATGAACGCGATCCACATCTGCATCACAGGCAGCACCACGAACTGCGCGATGAGGATGTTGCGGTTGCGGCGCAGGAAGCGCCGCTCCCCGGAGGGCACGGACACGAACCGGGTGATGTTGGGGATGTCGACGGACACCGGCGCCCACACCGCCATGTTGATGATGAACAGCGCCGCCAGCGAGGTCTCGCCGCTGCCCGCGAAGGTCCAGATGTTGTCGCCCTGCAGCTCGGCGATGCCGTCGAGCGTGAAGTACATCCACAGGGAGATGGCCAGGATGCAGGGCGCGGCGATGGAGGCCAGCCGCTCCACCGCCTTGATCCCGAGTGCCACGTTGACCACCTGGACGACCAGGAACACCGCGTACCACAGCGGCCACGAACTGAACCCGGTCCAGTACTCCACGAGCCCGTTGATGGCCAGCGCGCCCAGGTAGGTCTGGATGCCGAACCAGCAGGCGGCGACGATGCCGCGCGAGACGGAGGGCAGGTGGGTGCCGACGGTGCCGAACGGCGCGCGCAGGTAGACCGCGAACGACAGGCCGTGCTCGGTGCCGATGTCGGCGGTGAGGGTCATGACGACCGCGAGGGTCATCGTGGCGGTGAGGACGATGGCCATGACCACGGGCAGGGCGACCCCGCCCTCGACGCCGTTGGCGCCGTACTGGAAGGTCACGATGACCACGGCCAGCCCCACCCAGATCCAGATGAACCCCCACAGCCCGATGGGGCGCTGGGTCAGCCAGGTGGGCAGGATCGACTCTTCGAGGAGGCGGTCGGCCGGGCGGGCGGCCGCTGGGGGCGGAACGGACGGTTGTTCCATGGGGGGACGTCTCCTTCGCTGGGCTCAGGGCAGTTC from Nocardiopsis aegyptia harbors:
- a CDS encoding type II toxin-antitoxin system prevent-host-death family antitoxin, with product MSEMQVESIREVRDHIADVVDRADRDDTPTVITRRGKEVAAVVPIELLRRYQQLEEQEILRMVHERMARPEAGIPMAEVMAEILAEDG
- a CDS encoding type II toxin-antitoxin system RelE family toxin; the protein is MTYRTVFRPEARAELRKLPRNIAMNVFRKLTELESDPLGFGTTALVGDPDVRRLRVGDYRVIYTVEDRRLVIWVVHVGHRSSVYREQ
- a CDS encoding NCS1 family nucleobase:cation symporter-1, which translates into the protein MKPDTTAREPLPAESLDVHDPDPSLYNDDLAPLPVSKRGWGAFEIFNVWSNDIQSLFGYTLAATLFISYGLNGWSVFAAIVLSGVIVMALVNLVGRPSVRYGIPFAVMARASLGVHGSQFPTLVRGVVAIFWFGAQTYLASTAIALLITALFGPGPEATFLGMPLVGWVSYTIVAVFQVALFIRGIAWIGTFLNWAGPAVYVVMFVLLAVIWAQAGNGLFAEIGEVFAGSGDYEGGPVAAFSAIVGTMVAYFAAVVINYGDFSRFVRTEKAMRRGNLLGLPVSLALFSFLALFITAGTAVLHGEALTNPADIVERVDNIWLTVVASLTFFVATVGINVVANFVPPAYGLANLAPSKISARTGGLITAAIAFVIGGLWVGFIEQIGIAAFVDTLGAVLAPLYGIIVADYYLIRRRRMVVSDLYSTSPDGAYHYTRGWNLRALTAFVLASVFSVATVWVPALSGLAGFAWLLGALAGAAAHVVFARLAPRAPAAA
- a CDS encoding NCS1 family transporter; amino-acid sequence: MEQPSVPPPAAARPADRLLEESILPTWLTQRPIGLWGFIWIWVGLAVVIVTFQYGANGVEGGVALPVVMAIVLTATMTLAVVMTLTADIGTEHGLSFAVYLRAPFGTVGTHLPSVSRGIVAACWFGIQTYLGALAINGLVEYWTGFSSWPLWYAVFLVVQVVNVALGIKAVERLASIAAPCILAISLWMYFTLDGIAELQGDNIWTFAGSGETSLAALFIINMAVWAPVSVDIPNITRFVSVPSGERRFLRRNRNILIAQFVVLPVMQMWIAFIGAVSVIVTGNWNPIDVIQGESTGFVLGILLVMIVLAQWSTNTAANVVPAALNFVNALAPWLSYRFGVVLAGVVATAVMPWLLLDNLFTFLSYYGGFIAAIAGIMIADYFVIRRRRLNVPHLFRSDGQYRYFRGVNPAALIAWGTASAAALFALDYAYVIGFPIAFAVYLVLMRVWILPRFPQVELSPPGPEDFLATSTGRSWVHDADTGGFDLVPTDQLADRATGRADI